The Castanea sativa cultivar Marrone di Chiusa Pesio chromosome 4, ASM4071231v1 sequence AGATGGCTTCACAGTATCTTGGAATCAAGGGAAACACTAATTAAATGACAAAAAACAAAGGATACGGTCCCAAGAATTCAAGCTCTCCATTCAGAAACTGTAATAGCTTTTCTGGAAGGGGTTTCATATGTTTGAGCATTTTAGTGTCAACATCATATCTGCATATAGTTAACAAGAAAGGCAGTATTAATCACTAACAGAAGGGGGAGAAGCTCGTATGCATTCGCAAACATGCAAGACAGTTAATAAGGAATGGTTAATGGGttattcaaatttcacaaaccACACACATTTGGGCATGCTGGAAAACTGCAAGTGCTTCTCTAAAAGATTTTAAGTAGTCTTCAGGCATAAGATTGCCCTTCTCAAGCTTCAAAACTGATAGAACCTGTAAACATGGTACACATGATATTAGTAACACCAATGCCATGATAGTACGAATCATTTACATCACCCACATCtctaaaattataaatcaataaagcaaaatagaaacaaaaataacacaACAGTATCAATACTACCTAGTTAAAAATAGACATGAAATCATACACGCAAGGATGTTTTGAAGATAGtgggttaatcccacattggaaaatgagtgagttaaagaggtttaaaacaTGTGTTGTGTATCCAAGAATTAGGCCTTTTTAAATATACATTACTgtcattttctttaaaactttctTCCCTCTCGCCGCCATATgggtgttaaaaatacttagtattctaaaaaaaatagatgtgtTGAAGAGTTTCTTGATAATCCAATAAAAGTCCATTTGGAaagtttataagtttttttaattaattgtggCTTTATGAAAATCTACTAGTCTTTTTAACAGATTAAAGTCCCTATGCAAATTCACAAAGTTCCAGTAATTGAAGGcatatattaattttcaattcaaaataaaaaagtaaattctCAAATGTGATCAAAATTTTATCAGTTATCTGAATTCACAACATAGAATTCGGTTTCAACTCAAATCCAGAAACCAATGCAGTAATGTTACTAAAGCCTAGTATCAGTTTTGAGGTTGGTCAAAGTCAAGCAATGGGTGGAAATAAGCATTCTGACTACTGAAAATGTCCACTATTCTAGATAGACTAAAAACATGATAGAAATAAAGCAGTTTTCCCACTTCTTTgaatataaatcttttttttctaactttccattatttttgctaaatacAACAGTGGCACCAAGCTGAATCGGCCATGATGTGCTTCGGAGCTCATAAATGTGAAGAACCAAGCTCCGAACTTTTATTGAAATTTAGTTTAACCTTTTGGATGCTGAGATATCataagaaaagaattgaaaCAAACACTTTAAACTCCTATCTTGCTTTGCATTGCTTTCAATAAGAACTCAACAGAGCATATAGTGGTCTTAGAGGTTTGCTATTGCCTATAAACTAGGAAACAGAGATTAAGAGACCTCAATTTCTTCTCTGCTTTAAAACAGTTTTTCTCAAGAAAATGAATAGACATAAGCAGAACAAATTACAGACATAGAAGACCTCTCTAATGCAACAAGTATTAGCACTTGTCATGTAGACTTCCTCAAAGAGGCAGCCAACTGAAAACCAAGCAATCTCCTCAGGAAGTATATTCGATGGCAACAAGCTTACCAACCAAATTATTTCGTTTTCTTAGTGATCTAATAATAATTCTAATCTGTTCAAAGCTTACCTTGCATCATGATCTGATCAAGAAACTGTTTCTGAATAGCTTGAAAGAGCacttttgaaaagaatttcaattttatcttACATTTAacataagaaacaaaaaatcttttttagtttttatcgTCTGCAACCCACCAGCTACTCTGATGAAACATAAACATATTTGGTATCCTGCTTCCCAGAATATGGGCAAGATCCAGCTAGTTATCTTATGATTATGTACATCAATGATATTAAACAATATTCAGAAGCAACTGATACTTACACGGTCTAAGTTCCGGTACTTGGAAACCAAGGCATAAGCTTTTCCAATCCCAATTCCAGGAACAGATGGAAGGAAATCACAGCCGGCTATAACACACATACCTGTGAAAAGGCCACAATTTAATTTGGTCATTGTTTCAAATGCATCTAAAATGAAACCACTAAGAAATTGAGATACTGTTTTTACTCATCAGATAGAAAGAGGAACTCATTTCAGCTTTCACATTTATCAAGCAAACTTCTCGATGAAAATAGGTGGAAGGGTATTATCCACTTTAGACGCATGAATAGAGCAAGGTATGTCAGCAAATGAGGTACAGAACACCGTCAGTTgtccaaaattaaattttattgtggtaTGCATGTTTTTTCTGTGCATTTATTGATGGTATGCTGGATGCCCTCAATTAAGTCCaccctttaaatttttttcatgaatacaaattttctttttgctgtAAAAAACATACAACTAAACTTGTAAGCATGTTATGTCACATTGAACCCACCTGTGAACAATTCCATATCTAAGTTTCGAAAGGAAGGTTTACGAGCCACTGAATCAAAAACATTGTTAAGCACTATCTCTTCACCATTCCCGTATCGGTCCATCTTAAACACAATCTGTTTGCAAGCAatacaaatcaaaacaaaacaacaccaACATTTTTAATGAGTAAATGAAAATGAAGTCATCAGGAGAGCAATAGACCTCTGCCTGCATCATATCAAATATTTGTGGGAGATCTTACAGCTTGGCAACCATATGCCATTAGATCACTATCTTCTGTAATCACTGCTACAATTCCACCCTTTTCTGGTTTAAGGCTGCACAGATATGCAAACTGAGCATCACCCACATATGGAGCTACCACATATTCAATGTTTTCTGACCTAAGAACCTTAAAGGTCACCAATGACACATTTACTAGCAGTGAATTAGGTCCCAAAGTTTATTAACATCTAAGTAATACTCATAAAGAAATGGGAACTTCTGACAAATAAAAATGCAATGCCTAGTGTCCTAGAAGATGCATATAGCTAATAGTGATATGATAATTAGATACCTGTATCACTTGATGCGACGTGGATTGATTGATACTCACTGCCCTCTACAAGTTATTAAcagtaaaaatttataaattttcagtagttttttaaaacatatatagGAAAAACACCATGagaatattaaagaaaaagattatgctTGCTAATGCAGTTAACTTTTAATTAATGCTTTAAAAATTTGTGCCTAAGAAAGACTACTGACTGACTCTACGAAACAAGCACTCACATGATACAATTGCTCATATTTGAAGTTGGGTCCATTTTTCCATATCAAATCAAATCGTTCATAAGTTTGAACAAGGTTTGATAAGGTAGATAGGCATAGATTGAGCTCAATTAAAGCAAACTGTACTAACCCAATatgtttaaatattattaaatgattttatattcGATAATCTGCATTCTatcatggtattagagcaagTGGTATTGAGTTTGAACCCTATGTCCACTCTATCTTCCATATAAATGTTGAAAATGCCACATATTAAGTCCCACTTATTAAGGGAAATTTTGGGCATAAACATGAAAAACAGTGTtagaatattaattaaataatgataCTCATCCATTTTCTTACAGCTTAAACTTTTAAAACAATCAGTAATTTATCGTAGTAACTCAATCATTACACAACAGTAGTTTTGGCTACAATAAGAGATATAATAAGTATGAATGGTAGTTTACAAGGTAGATAGGCATTTCTCCAATTActtaaacaatcaaacaaaaaagcaGAAAATAGCAGCAGCTAATAGTACCTGGAAGAGCTCAATGGCAGCACTAACATTCCCTTCTTTAAGCTTTACCATTGCTAAATCACGATTAGCTTTCCTTTTTCTGAATCAATAACACAATTACAAaaccttttataattttttttaaaaaaaaatcaaaacctctCAAAAAAATTCCGCATTATCGAAATGAAGCTTATATTAGAACATTGACAAAAACACAAATGTGGATACATGCCTATGCCGATCATCCTCCGTGGCGGCCTTACACGGAATATTTCCGCCATCGAAAACGACAACAGGCGTTATCTTATGGTGGCGAAGCAGATTGATTCGGTGCATAAAGTATTCTATGTACCGCATTTTCTTATTGTTGTCTGAGTTCAGACAAAGCTCCATGCTACATGAATAAGCTGCCCCAATAAtgtcttttgttaattttctttccaacccaataaaataaattaaacaataataCCAATAGCAACTTAAAtcataaatattgaaaaaagttACCTCCTTTGTGAAGCCATGAATACGCGTCAATACCCacctgccaaaaaaaaaaaaccattaaaaaatgccCAATTCGCCGTAAATAGATTTGTAACTCAACTGACACTTTTTGATCCAACTgtcgaattaaaaaaaaaaatgtataggaTATTTACACGCTTGCCGGcgtatttttttatgtgaatggGTTCAATGTGGGGCTTCATGAATCTGAGCAGATCTTTGATACCCATTTGCGGCTCACCTTCAAATATTTCTGGGTTTTGCTTGggtttatctctctctctctctctctctctctttttgtttgtttgtttgggtttAAAAAATAGCAGAAGGAAAGTGAATGAagaaacttgaatatattataAGGTGGAGAAAATGGCGGGAAGGGGAGCAAATGTTGTcaaatttacaatatttcaGCTGAGTCCAATGAAAGAGTGCCACGTATGCCGATGGTATTGTGGCGCTTATTGATTGTTTTGTGATTTGGATTTTTGTATATGTGAGGAGGGGTAATACGGTCTTTCTGTGTAGCTCTTTTACCGCGagtttctttttgaaatttttaatacgTGAGGAAATCTCGCGCGCGATTTTCTTTCCAATTGTGTCGTcctgttttgcttttttttttcctttttggttacGCATTTGATATTTTGTCATCAAATGCTGTGATTTTGGAGCAAAAAGCCATACCTATGTTTCTGTCCTACTTAAAATGAGGAGAATTTGGAGTATATTATAaggggaaaaaggaaaaaaaaaaaaaaaaacaacaacaacaacaatttgagCATCTTTGCTTGAATAATGCTAGTATTACACTAAACTCCCCGACTTGCTCATGTGGCAAGTTATGAGTGTTGAGTCAATGTGGTTTACAATTTTATCATTCACAACTTCTCACATGATCaacaaaacttaatttttattttttattttttttttacttttctttcttttttttaagagtggTAATAGTTACACACTGTACGTATGATAGTACGAGATATACAATATTACATTAGTTGAAATCGTGttttaaaaagaagttaaaattgtgttttcaattgTGCGCAACTATGGGTGCGTTTGTTTTGACAGTAAACCAattccggaaaatattttcaggaaatgagaatattttcgggaaaggaaaatatttttagatgtttggtggtgataggggaataatatagcccatctccaagtcgtccatacaggtcgtccatagcccacctactaccataaacaccctcagaaacttacctacaagtgcctcgtccagggaagaagagatcaagacgaggtacgcaccatcagagtgatgcactcgtccagagtgtcgacatcctcgtcttgagcaaattcacccgttaga is a genomic window containing:
- the LOC142631964 gene encoding exonuclease 1 — protein: MGIKDLLRFMKPHIEPIHIKKYAGKRVGIDAYSWLHKGAYSCSMELCLNSDNNKKMRYIEYFMHRINLLRHHKITPVVVFDGGNIPCKAATEDDRHRKRKANRDLAMVKLKEGNVSAAIELFQRAVSINQSTSHQVIQVLRSENIEYVVAPYVGDAQFAYLCSLKPEKGGIVAVITEDSDLMAYGCQAIVFKMDRYGNGEEIVLNNVFDSVARKPSFRNLDMELFTGMCVIAGCDFLPSVPGIGIGKAYALVSKYRNLDRVLSVLKLEKGNLMPEDYLKSFREALAVFQHAQIYDVDTKMLKHMKPLPEKLLQFLNGELEFLGPEMPPSVATAIAEGNLDPISMEAFDHLASSGCHPDPVVFQTSCQLSRPEAAVVSTQESCFTVLSSHKTREHDITEKQMSVSNEGKYLKEAAALEKLVMPLEIHKTVDSSMVQNRNPMKVPDNNPFKKMKCDEIQLDQIESMTEQVSVAIDVENFDVLYFTPYSSTPLEVLDKSSRKRRLSYICSDQTAEQVSGITEVEDPDILCINLESQDSVNSKPIKATGGKRRGKTEKSKKSNSKSSDNKKGSILNFFSRV